The genomic segment CATGACTTCATTTTCAGTAACTGCAGAGGCATCATTGTCCCATGTAGTGCGAATATAGGTGAGTAGAGCGGCCATTTCCTGATCACCTAGAAATGTTTTCCATGGCGGCATTGCTCCACTGTAAACCGTATTTCCTACCTGCATCTCTCCCATGACACCGTCCAGAACAATTCGTATGAGACGTCCTTTATCACCGGTCACCCAATCAATTTCATTCAGCGGGGGAAAGACTCCGGTAATGCCTTCACCATCTGCTTGATGGCAGGAGCCGCATCGCGTTAAGTAAAGTGCTTCTCCATCTGCAGATGCAGTCTGAGCTATCGTGCTACTGGGTAGCGCAAGCCAAAGCATGATTGCGAGCATGCCAGACATACAGCCTATCGGTGCTGGTCGGAAAACCATCGAATTCAAGCTTCTATTTTCAGTATTCCGAGTGAGTTGGGGACCTTCATTAACTAGTACCACGGCGTATAGTTGATCTTCTGATACCCTTGCCGAACTGTAATTTGAGCTTCAAAGCAATCATATAGATGGCTCTTAATCCGCAAATAGGCGAACAAAAGCACGAGATTCTCTCAAATCTGATCTAGTTCTCTGATTGATCCTGTGGTGCGGAAGAATTTTGGATCCAACGATACCTCGTCACTTTCGCATCAGGTCCAGCATCCCAGAAACCGTCAAATTCGGCCACATAAATGCTCCCATCTGGTCCAATCTCCATGGAAATGGGGGCGGTATCCTTAAGTGTATCAAACATCCTGATGTTGACCAACCGCTTTGCTGGGATTTGAATATCTGGAACGTTCTGGCGCACATCTTCTTCCTGATCACTCTCAAATGTCCCATCCACGAGTTCCCCATACTTAATCCAGCGTCTTGCCCAGTCAAACACAAAGATCTGATTGTTCAGGACCGCGCCAAATGTATACTCGCCGTCAGAGCGATAAATCGGCCCAACTGTAGCCGAACGTCCCCCGTGCTCATAATCGTACTCCCAGAATGGGGGGACATAATCAGGTATCAACTCCGGGGTCCACTCATTATAGAACAACTTCCCGAGAGTTCGAGGCCATCCGAAGTTCTCACCACCGTTTAGGGAGATATTGTACTCGTCGTAATCAAAGGAAGCATCTGGTCCTACGACACCGATATAGAGCGCATTGGTGTGAGGATCTACTTTAAATCGATATGGATTGCGAAGGCCATAGGCATAGATTTCCCAGCGTACCCCGGGCTCACCAAAAAACGGATTGTCATGTGGGATTGTGCCATCCCGATTAATTCGGAGAATCTTCCCTCGCAGGTCCTGCAAATTTTGTGCAGAGCGTTCCGAATCGACGATACGTGCCCAATGATAGTCCTTGAGAGCATGCGTGTTCATAAATGCAGACAATTGCTCTTTGGACATCTTCCATCCTGGGCGTACTTCAGACATTCCTGTATCACCGGTTGAAAGATAGAGCGTCGAATCGGGGCCCCATTCAATATCACCTGCCTGGTGACAGCACTGAGGTTCGGTAGGAACCCGAAGGAGGACATGCTCGGATTCAAGATCGAGGGCTCCATCCGCATGGGTAAACCGTGAAAGCGTATTAATGAAAGTATGCGGTTCCGTGTAGTAAAGGTAGATGTATGGTGAGCCTTCATAAAACTCAGGATCTACTTCAATTCCAAACAGGCCGTGTTCTACGTTCGTTGGGTCTGTGGTCTGTAAGTGTGCAATCTGTGTTACTTCGCCCGTCTCCGCATCGTAGTGATGAATCTTTCCACGCAGTTCGGCAATCCAGACATCCCCTTGGTCGTCCACAGCGATATCATCTGGCCAGACATTATCTGCAATCACCTCTTTGACTCGATGCCCGGAAAAATCTGTTTCCGTACGGCCAGCAGCCATGCGCAAACCCTGTACAACGTGTTCTAGAAACGCTGGCGTCTTCCATGTATCTGCAAAATGTCCGAGTGCTGTTACAAACACCCGCCCATTGTTATGGGTACGTATCCAGCTCAGGGGGTAGTCATTCCGTTCTGGTCCTGCCACGGATTCGGTCAGTTCAACGGTCTCTGTATCCAACGAAAGTAAAACCTTAGAATTCCAACGGGGGTTGATGTCCAGTACATAGATTTCTTCATGAACCCAAAAATCATCACTCAGATGACGTGTTGCTGGAGTATCTGAGTTTTCTACAGAAACGCGAACGCTGTGCGTCCACGGATGGCTGTCAAAAAGCCCACCGCCTACCATCTCTCGATATTCCTCGGAATGATAAAGTGCATCAAGTCCTGCATGGGCAACGGCGACTCCCTTACCTTGCTCAAGAAATGCCAGAATAGCGTCAACGTGATCTGGATCTAATGTCTCTCCCTCAAATTCTGGTTCATCTCCTTGGGCACTGGAGCCAGAAAAGGGCATCGCACCGAACCCACCTGTGATCGTCCCCTGGATATCGTCACCTTCAATGATTCCTGCCGTAGAGAAATCGCCAAATTCGGGGATGTTAAAGTGGAATCGAACAGAATCTTCACGTAGCTCCAAGTCGTGGATTGGCACCTCTCCTTCTGGAAAGACAAAGACGCTTGAACTTCCTTGAAGGGTCAGCAGGGCATCCATCGGGGCTTGTGGGGTTGTGATCGTGACCGCGTAGCTTACCGGTGGAGGCTCACTCTCGGTGCCAACAACTGGGATTTGCATTTCTCCCAGGATCATCATCCCATGTAGTGAATCTCCCTCAATTCCGAGCCGCATACGTCCGATACCCATTCCACCCGTATCCCATGAAAACCCCAGAGAATCAGTATCCAGCCGGATACTCATCAAGGATGCGGGCTCAGGAAATAGGTTGAATTTCACCGTCCCTGTAAGCGAGTCAGGAGTTTCACTGATAGCAACCTTTCCCTCGATTCTGTTGTCTGGGACCATCATTTTGACATCGTAATTGGCCAATGTCCCTTCTAACATCTCCTCTGCGGGTTCTGGAGTGGGGGCTCCTTCAGGGCGGGGGAGCCGCAGGGTTGAATTCGCCAGAAAAAGGACATCATAATCAGCAAGGCTCTCTGGATTCAACATACTGACATCTTCTGTCGTATCCACACGAAGTTCGGTCGTTTGACTCAGTGCCATCATGGCTTCTTTCTGCGCCTCAATTGCAGCTCCATGCCGAAATCCATGCGTCGTGGTCAGCATGAGCACGCGGATTTCCTCGAGTGCTTCAGAGGTCGCCATCATCTCAGCAAGAGATCCATAAACATCTTCCTGGATGGGGCGAATCCGTACATTTTTGAAAGCTACACGTGAACTATCGTCATGATTCTGGAATCCAATAAAGCCCTCTCGGCCCCGATTGCCCATGTAATCATTGACCTTCACACCGTTATGCCATACTTCATATCTCTGTCCGGTGACACGAATACGAAAGTCATTCCACATTCCAACGGGGTGCGGATTTGAACGAAATGGCTTGCTGATTGCAAAAATGCTGCCAGTTTTGTGGTCGGGATCCCGGCTGTCATCAATCTGAATTTCATACCCTTCGTTGACTGCAACCCATGGATCATCGGTTTCGGGAAATCTCACAAACACACCACTATTTGCGGTATACTTGTTCGTCATCCACTCAAGCTCTAATTCGAAATCACGGAATGACTTATCCTTGTAATAGAAGAGGCCCATTCCACCTCTGCTAAGCATAGACCCGTCCGCTTCCAGTGTAAATTCTCCAGGCCCTGCCTGATACCACCCTTCAAGCGTCGAGCCATCAAAGAGAGTTTGCCACTGTGCCTGGACCGGCAAAACATCTCCCAGTGCAATCAGGAGCCCAATACATGTCGCGCATAGAATGCCCGTAACTCTGCTTTTCATAGTCTCTAGTTATCAATAATTCCCAAATATCCTGCGTGTTGAATCGCCGTATCAATTCCGCCCTCCATCATGACTGGCGCCACGCTCCCATCTCCATTCTCATCTTGTCCCGTCCTGCATTTCTCTAATAGGTTTACCAGTGCACTTGCATGCTCACGAGCCATGCCAAGATTACCGTGATAGTCTGTCTTGAGGATATTGATTGCCTGAGCATAGGCTTCCAAGAGCCAACCGGTATCTGCACTTGTATTCCAGAAGCGGGAGGGGGCATCCCAGACATGAGTGAGATCAATGCGTGGCTGGCGCTCTCCTTTAGTTACGCCATCGCTGAGACGCATCCATCCAATGACATTGCTCAGGGAAGCCATGACATGATCTACGTGTGCCTCATTTTTTGAATTGGAAAGCAACTCAATGACCGCACGCCCTCGTCCCATCATTCCGAGTTCTTTGGGATCTGCGACCAGTGGTGGATCGGAGCCGTGACGCTCGGAATGCGCTTCATCAAATTCAGTCCCATCGGTTTGCCATCTTGTTTTCCAGCCGTGGACTGCAGCACCGCCAGTTTGAGTGAGTAAACCGGAAGGCGATCCCCAGACTGTCTCTGCGATTATTTCGGCCTGGGCTTTGATCTCTTGAATTTCAGTAGCCTCCAAGGCGATTTGACTGGCTGCATGCGCTCGCATCAGCAGGTCATCAATATCCAACAGGTAAGCACCGGCCTGATCTTGTGCATGAGTAAGTAATGGCACTGTGACGATGAGTAT from the Rhodothermaceae bacterium genome contains:
- a CDS encoding cytochrome c, which encodes MVFRPAPIGCMSGMLAIMLWLALPSSTIAQTASADGEALYLTRCGSCHQADGEGITGVFPPLNEIDWVTGDKGRLIRIVLDGVMGEMQVGNTVYSGAMPPWKTFLGDQEMAALLTYIRTTWDNDASAVTENEVMLVRKATSDRTQAWTAEELADEANQGIPGSFGFFLSPSDTTGSN
- a CDS encoding DUF1080 domain-containing protein, whose amino-acid sequence is MKSRVTGILCATCIGLLIALGDVLPVQAQWQTLFDGSTLEGWYQAGPGEFTLEADGSMLSRGGMGLFYYKDKSFRDFELELEWMTNKYTANSGVFVRFPETDDPWVAVNEGYEIQIDDSRDPDHKTGSIFAISKPFRSNPHPVGMWNDFRIRVTGQRYEVWHNGVKVNDYMGNRGREGFIGFQNHDDSSRVAFKNVRIRPIQEDVYGSLAEMMATSEALEEIRVLMLTTTHGFRHGAAIEAQKEAMMALSQTTELRVDTTEDVSMLNPESLADYDVLFLANSTLRLPRPEGAPTPEPAEEMLEGTLANYDVKMMVPDNRIEGKVAISETPDSLTGTVKFNLFPEPASLMSIRLDTDSLGFSWDTGGMGIGRMRLGIEGDSLHGMMILGEMQIPVVGTESEPPPVSYAVTITTPQAPMDALLTLQGSSSVFVFPEGEVPIHDLELREDSVRFHFNIPEFGDFSTAGIIEGDDIQGTITGGFGAMPFSGSSAQGDEPEFEGETLDPDHVDAILAFLEQGKGVAVAHAGLDALYHSEEYREMVGGGLFDSHPWTHSVRVSVENSDTPATRHLSDDFWVHEEIYVLDINPRWNSKVLLSLDTETVELTESVAGPERNDYPLSWIRTHNNGRVFVTALGHFADTWKTPAFLEHVVQGLRMAAGRTETDFSGHRVKEVIADNVWPDDIAVDDQGDVWIAELRGKIHHYDAETGEVTQIAHLQTTDPTNVEHGLFGIEVDPEFYEGSPYIYLYYTEPHTFINTLSRFTHADGALDLESEHVLLRVPTEPQCCHQAGDIEWGPDSTLYLSTGDTGMSEVRPGWKMSKEQLSAFMNTHALKDYHWARIVDSERSAQNLQDLRGKILRINRDGTIPHDNPFFGEPGVRWEIYAYGLRNPYRFKVDPHTNALYIGVVGPDASFDYDEYNISLNGGENFGWPRTLGKLFYNEWTPELIPDYVPPFWEYDYEHGGRSATVGPIYRSDGEYTFGAVLNNQIFVFDWARRWIKYGELVDGTFESDQEEDVRQNVPDIQIPAKRLVNIRMFDTLKDTAPISMEIGPDGSIYVAEFDGFWDAGPDAKVTRYRWIQNSSAPQDQSEN